A single Vigna radiata var. radiata cultivar VC1973A chromosome 8, Vradiata_ver6, whole genome shotgun sequence DNA region contains:
- the LOC106772436 gene encoding vesicle-associated membrane protein 727, translating into MNQRGLIYSFVAKGTVVLAEHTQYTGNFSTIAVQCLQKLPSNSSKYTYSCDGHTFNFLIDNGFVFLVVADESVGRSVPFVFLERVKDDFMKRYGASIKNDSTHPLADDDDDDDLFEDRFSIAYNLDREFGPALKEHMQYCLNHPEEISKLSKLKAQITEVKGIMMDNIEKVLDRGEKIELLVDKTENLQFQADSFQRQGRQLRRKMWLQNLQMKLMVGGGILTLIIILWVIACGGFKC; encoded by the exons ATGAATCAGAGGGGTTTAATATATAGCTTTGTTGCCAAAGGAACTGTTGTTTTAGCGGAACACACACAGTATACGGGGAATTTCAGTACCATTGCTGTTCAGTGCCTGCAGAAGCTACCTTCAAATAGCAGCAAATACACGTATTCCTGTGATGGGCACACCTTTAACTTCCTCATAGACAATGGATTTG TTTTCCTTGTTGTTGCCGATGAGTCAGTTGGAAGGAGTGTTCCTTTTGTATTTCTTGAACGGGTGAAGGATGACTTTATGAAGCGCTATGGAGCAAGCATTAAGAATGACAGTACCCATCCACTTGCtgatgatgacgatgacgaCGATTTATTTGAGGACAGATTTAGCATTGCGTATAATCTTGATAGAGAATTTGG ACCAGCACTCAAGGAGCATATGCAGTATTGCTTGAATCATCCAGAAGAAATAAGTAAACTTTCAAAGTTGAAGGCTCAAATAACTGAGGTTAAGGGGATAATGATGGACAATATTGAGAAG GTTTTGGATCGTGGAGAGAAGATTGAGCTGCTGGTGGACAAAACAGAAAACTTGCAGTTCCAG gcTGACAGCTTCCAGAGGCAGGGCAGGCAGTTGAGAAGGAAGATGTGGCTGCAGAATCTCCAAATGAAGCTGATGGTGGGAGGAGGAATCCTTACCTTAATCATAATTCTGTGGGTTATTGCCTGTGGGGGTTTTAAATGTTGA